A region of the Leptolyngbya sp. CCY15150 genome:
GCTGGGTGGGTTGTGGCTTGCTCCCGAAGGAAGACGTTTCACGTTGGCGTAGCCTGTCCTCAGGACAAACGGCTCAGCCAGCATAGCTTCTGAAGTTGTGCTGGCTATAGCTTTGATGCAACATCAAGCATCAGCGCAGCACTATCATCCGCAGACAGTCCGGTGACATCTACCGTGTAGACTGGCCCGAGATGGCGCTTGAGCGCATGGGCATAGGTGCGATCGTAGTAGTCCAAGATCACCTCACAGGCTTCGGGCAAGCGATCGCTCTGGAGATGAGCAACAGCAGCCTGAGTACGCTGACCGCCCAGCCGTTTATGCAGGCGTTCAGTCGCGGCAATCAGATCGGTAATGGGAGCCACCTGATAGACCGCCACCAAGATTGCCACCCGTTCATCCCGCGATCGCTCCACCTGCAGCATTGGAGCCCGGAGCATTTGCTCAAACAACTCGTTGGGAATACGGCAGAGACCAATCCGGCGGCTTTCGGCTTCAATCCAGATGGGGCGATCCAGGGGAAGCTGCTGTAGGGCGATCGCCAACCGATTTTCAAACTGTTCATTGGACGGTTGAGCTGGCAGCCCTAGGGAACCGAAGCTGCTGCCCCGATGGCTGGCTAGATGCTCCAGATCCAGCACCGGTTCACCTCGACGGGCGATCGCCTGCAGACTATCAGTTTTTCCTGTCCCGGTCATGCCGCCCAGCAGAATGATGGGTCGCGCTGTAGCGCAGTAGGTCTGGGCCCAGTGACGAAATCCCTTATAGCCCAAGGCCAGGGTCGCCACCTGGAAACCTGCCGTTTCCAGCAGCCAAGCGACGGAGCCACTGCGCATTCCGCCCCGCCAGCAATGCACCTGCACTACCCGATCGGGGGCGAGCTGTTTGGCCGCGGCCACCAACGCCGCTAGCTTGGGGCCAGCGATCGCCAACCCCAGTTCCACCGCAGCATCCCGACCTTGGTGTTTATAGCAGATGCCCACCTGGGCCCGCTCCTCATTGGAAAACAATGGCAGGCTGGCAGCACCGGGAATATGACCCTGAGCATACTCAGCGGGACTACGCACATCCAGGATCGGCCCAGGCGCATGGAGAAAAGCATGGACATCTAGACAATGGGGCATGGCAAAGGCAACCGTTGAACCTAGGGATGTACCGTAATCGGCGGCTGCTCTGATCGGGGCAGGACTCGACCAATGCAGCGAGAAGCATAGCCCATGGCTTGCAACGCCTCCACGCAGGCGATCGCTTGCTGGTCGGGCAATGCCGCCAGCAGCCCTCCTGAGGTTTGGGGATCAAACAACAGAGGCATTCTATCGTCCGTAGCCATGTCATGCACTTGGAGGTAGGGCAAGACAGCCCAGACGTTTTGGGCATCTAACGAGCTACGAATTTGGGTGAGCAGCAGGTCTTCCACCCCCAGCAAGCAGGGCAAGGTGTGAAGGTTCAGTTCCACTGCCACTTCAGAGGCTTGGACAAGGTTGAGCAGATGCCCCGCCAGACCAAAACCGCTGACGTCGGTGCAGGCGGTCACGCTATGGTGGCGGAAGACCGCGATCGCACTCTGGTTGGACTGCAGCATGGAGGCGATCGCCCCTTCAATCCAGCGCCCCTTAGCCTGTCGGCGCATATCCGCCGCAAACAGCAAGCCTGTACCCAGCGCCTTCGTGAGAATCAACGCTTGCCCTGGCTGTAGTCCTTGATGACGCCAGAGATCTTGATGCACCGCTAGGCCATTGCAGGTCAATCCCAGCGCTAGGCGATCGCCCTCACTAGTATGACCGCCGATCAAGGACGCTTGAGCACCATTGAGAACCGTCACTACCCCAGCTAGCAGATGATAGAGCGTTTCTTCCTGCTGTTGCGGTGGCAGGGGCGGTAGGGTGGCGATCGCCAACACAGATTGAGGAGTAGCTCCCATGGCCCAGAGGTCATTGAGGCAGTGGTGAGCGGTAATCTGGCCAGCGAGGAATGGGTCATCCACCAGCGCCGGCAGGTAGTCCACCGTTTGCACCAGGAGGCGATCGGCAGGAATCTGGATCACCGCTGCATCATCTGCTCCTAGACCTACCTGCACCGTCTCTGGCTTAGTCAAGGAATAGGTTTGGCGCAAGCGGGCCAGCGATCGCCCCAGGGTTGCGCCCCCCACCTTCGCGCCACAGCCCAGGCAGCGCATGTCATCCTCATCCCTTGCAGCATCCAGCGATCGCCCCATGGATGCAACCGGAAACTGGGCAAACTGCTCCATGAACGTCCTATCAATGTGATCTTTCCAGCGCCACAGCCAGCGGTATGGCCCCAGCCCCCAGCGCCCGCGAGAAGCCACGGCTTGCCCATCTCCGGTGCCAATCAAGATCAAAAATTCCCGCTGGGGATAGTAGGCCTGGAGAGATTGCCCCAGCAGCGATCGCCGCAGATTGTTCACCAAGGGCGGCCCCTGACGCACCGCAAACACCCCTGCCTTGGGGCGCGGATGGTCGATTTGGGTGGCAATGTCGCCCGCCGCAAACACATGGGGATGGGACAAGGACTGGAGATAAGCATTCACCTGGAGGAAGCCTCGTTCATCCGTGGTCAAGCCCGCCTGGGCTAGCCAGGAGGCCGCTGACGCTTGGGTCACCCAGAGAATGCGATCGCAATTCAGCGCAAAGCCACCTAAACCGACGAGCCGTCCGGGCAACACCTGATCCACCGTCACGCCCAAGTGAACCTGAATACCCCGCTGCTGCAAGATCCGCAGCATCCGTCGTCGCACCCAGCGATCGCGCCCTTCTAAAATCTCTGCCCCGCGATGGACAAGATGCACCTGCACCTGCGGCGGCTGTCCCGCCTCTCGATAGAGGCGACTCAGGTGAGTCTGAATCGACAATGCTAGCTCTACCCCGCCGGCTCCCCCGCCCACAACGGCCAAGCTCAAGGGTTGCTCCGGTCGTTGGCGCACCTGATCCAGAATGGCGTGCCAGTGGTGTAAAAACTGGGAAATGGGCTTCGCTGGAATGGCATGGTCTGCCGCACCCGGCACGGTGGTTGCTGGGGTACTGCCGATGTTGATCGACAATCGGTCAAAGGAGATGGGGGGATGGTTGGCGCAGTGAACCTGTTGCCTATCGAGATCAAGACCGATGGCGCGATCGCTGATCAAGCGGGCGTTGGCAAACTTGGCTAGGGGCAGCAAGTCAATATGACATTGGTCAAACTCGTAATGCCCTGCCACATACCCCGGCAACATGCCTGAATAGGGCGTATGCCATACATCCGTTACCAGGGTCAGCCTTACCCCCGGCATGGGATGCATTCCCATCTGCCGCAGCGCGATCGCATGGCTATGACCACCCCCAATCAAGACTAAATCCTGCACAATAATCCCTGCTGTGTATCCATCCAACGCGATCGCTCTTTCTTGCCCGAGACGTTGCCCGAGACGTTGCCCCATAGCCTAGCTATGGGCGTTGACGATGGAACCAAGGGAGCGTGACCCATTCCCCGCATCCATTATCAAAACAGGCCGCCACTATAA
Encoded here:
- the mnmH gene encoding tRNA 2-selenouridine(34) synthase MnmH, with protein sequence MPHCLDVHAFLHAPGPILDVRSPAEYAQGHIPGAASLPLFSNEERAQVGICYKHQGRDAAVELGLAIAGPKLAALVAAAKQLAPDRVVQVHCWRGGMRSGSVAWLLETAGFQVATLALGYKGFRHWAQTYCATARPIILLGGMTGTGKTDSLQAIARRGEPVLDLEHLASHRGSSFGSLGLPAQPSNEQFENRLAIALQQLPLDRPIWIEAESRRIGLCRIPNELFEQMLRAPMLQVERSRDERVAILVAVYQVAPITDLIAATERLHKRLGGQRTQAAVAHLQSDRLPEACEVILDYYDRTYAHALKRHLGPVYTVDVTGLSADDSAALMLDVASKL
- the selD gene encoding selenide, water dikinase SelD, which gives rise to MGQRLGQRLGQERAIALDGYTAGIIVQDLVLIGGGHSHAIALRQMGMHPMPGVRLTLVTDVWHTPYSGMLPGYVAGHYEFDQCHIDLLPLAKFANARLISDRAIGLDLDRQQVHCANHPPISFDRLSINIGSTPATTVPGAADHAIPAKPISQFLHHWHAILDQVRQRPEQPLSLAVVGGGAGGVELALSIQTHLSRLYREAGQPPQVQVHLVHRGAEILEGRDRWVRRRMLRILQQRGIQVHLGVTVDQVLPGRLVGLGGFALNCDRILWVTQASAASWLAQAGLTTDERGFLQVNAYLQSLSHPHVFAAGDIATQIDHPRPKAGVFAVRQGPPLVNNLRRSLLGQSLQAYYPQREFLILIGTGDGQAVASRGRWGLGPYRWLWRWKDHIDRTFMEQFAQFPVASMGRSLDAARDEDDMRCLGCGAKVGGATLGRSLARLRQTYSLTKPETVQVGLGADDAAVIQIPADRLLVQTVDYLPALVDDPFLAGQITAHHCLNDLWAMGATPQSVLAIATLPPLPPQQQEETLYHLLAGVVTVLNGAQASLIGGHTSEGDRLALGLTCNGLAVHQDLWRHQGLQPGQALILTKALGTGLLFAADMRRQAKGRWIEGAIASMLQSNQSAIAVFRHHSVTACTDVSGFGLAGHLLNLVQASEVAVELNLHTLPCLLGVEDLLLTQIRSSLDAQNVWAVLPYLQVHDMATDDRMPLLFDPQTSGGLLAALPDQQAIACVEALQAMGYASRCIGRVLPRSEQPPITVHP